One region of Wyeomyia smithii strain HCP4-BCI-WySm-NY-G18 chromosome 3, ASM2978416v1, whole genome shotgun sequence genomic DNA includes:
- the LOC129731780 gene encoding phosducin-like protein yields the protein MVTLEDKILGEKVHNYCSSSEDEADNDHSSTDNKTSGNAKSSLQFVPENKLKDQTFFSACTANTGPKGVINDWQRFKQLEAEKREHQEKEKLELIKKLSIITCSDSKNENTDSQQQLIDDLADTDDDNFLLEYQKKRMSEMLALAGKQPAFGVLLEIENGVEFLKAVDNEQKSVTVIIHIYDSNNNACKNMNDALVDLATEYTNVKFCKFKSSIAGLSMTFKVSGLPALLVYKAGQIIGNFVRLTDDLTDDFNTSDVESFLIEVGMLPDKYSVPVIAIQNV from the coding sequence ATGGTTACATTAGAAGACAAAATATTAGGTGAAAAGGTGCATAACTACTGTAGCAGCAGTGAAGATGAAGCAGATAACGATCATTCATCAACGGACAATAAGACAAGCGGAAACGCTAAATCTAGTTTACAATTTGTTCcagaaaataaattgaaagatcaaacatttttttctgcatgCACAGCTAACACTGGTCCTAAAGGAGTAATCAATGACTGGCAACGTTTCAagcaactagaagcagaaaaaCGGGAACATCAGGAAAAAGAAAAACTTGAACTTATCAAAAAACTTAGCATTATAACCTGTTCAGATTCTAAAAACGAAAATACTGATTCACAACAACAATTGATTGATGATCTGGCAGATACAGACGATGACAACTTTTTATtggagtaccaaaaaaaaagaatgtcaGAAATGCTTGCGTTAGCTGGAAAGCAACCTGCATTTGGCGTTCtacttgaaattgaaaatggagTAGAATTTCTCAAAGCAGTAGATAACGAACAAAAATCAGTAACAGTTATTATACATATTTATGATAGTAACAATAATGCTTGTAAAAATATGAATGACGCTTTGGTTGATTTAGCTACAGAGTATACCAATGTTAAGTTCTGTAAGTTCAAGAGTTCGATTGCCGGTTTAAGCATGACGTTTAAAGTAAGCGGTTTGCCTGCTCTTTTGGTATACAAAGCTGGTCAAATCATCGGAAATTTTGTTAGATTGACAGATGATTTGACCGATGATTTTAACACCTCAGACGTCGAAAGTTTCCTTATTGAAGTCGGAATGCTCCCGGACAAATACTCTGTTCCTGTCATTGCAATTCAAAATGTCTAA